The Spiroplasma litorale nucleotide sequence AAATAATTAAAACAAAACCTGGTGTTTCAGTTGCTAGTTCCATTATAATAATGCATAAGGGTGAGCAATATTATTTCTTCGGAGATTGTAGTCTAAATTTAAACCCTACATCTAGACAACTTGCAGACATAACTAAAAGTTTTGTTGATTTTGCAAGAAAAATGAATGTAAATGATCCAAAAGTTGCTTTATTAAGCTATTCAACAAATGGTTCAGGTTTAGGCCCAGATGTTGATAAAATAAGAGAAGCAAAAGAAATATTAAATAAAGAAAAAGTTGACTTTAAATTTGATGGGGAGATTCAATTTGATGCTGCATTCTGTAAAGAGGTTAGAAATAAAAAATTTAAGAACTCAAAAATTGATAGTGAATCAGCAGACATATTTGTTTTTCCAACATTAGATGCTGGAAATATAGGATATAAAATAGCACAAAGAATGGGAGGATTTGAAGCCATAGGACCAATAATTTTGGGTTTGAATAAACCAGTAAATGACTTATCAAGAGGTGCAAACCTTGAGGATATTATTCAAGCTGCAGTCTTAACTGCATATATGGTGATATAAATATGATATTAGTAGTTAATCCAGGTAGTAGTTCTATTAAATTTTCATTATACGAATATAAGGACGAAAAAAGTATTAAAAAAATTTCAGATGGAATCGCTGAACAAATAAAAGTAAATGGTAAAGTAATTATAAATTACCAAAATAAAAAACATGAATTTGAAGTTAAATTGCCAAATCATAAAATTGCAATTGAAACTATTTTAAATAAACTAGACGAACTAAATATTATTAAAGATATTAAAGATATTAACGGTGTAGGTTATAGAACAGTACACGGTGGCACAATTTCAAAATCATCTATTATTGATGAAATTGTGCATAAAAAGATAGAAGAATCTTCAAAGTTAGCTCCTCTTCACAACCCCCCTGGTTTGTTGGTTATAGATAAATTTAAAGATTTCTTACCCCATGCTATTCATGTTGCATGCTTTGATACAGCTTATCACCAAACAATGCCTGAAATTAATTATATTTACCCAGTTAATTATGATTGATACGAAAAACATGGTGTCAGAAAATATGGTTTTCACGGCACATCTTTTGATTACATCAATAGAAAATATGAAGAAATAGTTAATAAAAAAAATAATAATATTGTAGTTTGCCATTTAGGTAATGGAGCATCAATTTGTTCCATAAAAGAAGGAAAATCCTTTGATACAACAATGGGATTAACACCCCTTGCAGGAATTATGATGGGGAGTAGAAGTGGTGATATTGACCCTTCTATAATTAATTATATGTCTAATGAGCTTAATGCAAGCGTTTCTCAAATAAATGATATGTTAAATAATGAATCAGGTCTTTTAGGAATAAGCAAAGTCTCTTCAGACATTAGATATGTTATTGATGGTTATAAAAAAGATGACAAAATGTGTAAATTAGCATTAGAATTATATACACAAAAAATAGCAAATTTTGTTATACAAATGGTTAACCAACAAGAAGGAAAAGTTGAGTCAATTATTTTTACAGCCGGAATTGGAGAAAATGCAAAAGATATTGTAAGCATGATAATCTCTAAATTATATTTATTAGATATAAAATTAGATTTAAATAAAAACAATGAAAGTTATGAAGATAACATAAAAATTAGTAAAGATGAGTCAAAAATTTCAGTGTATAAAATAAGAACAAACGAAGAAATAATGATTTGTAGGGATGTTATCTCATTTTTAAACAAATAAAAAGCCTTGTAATATTTTTAAACAAGGTTTTTTATTTGTTTTTTTGTTCTACTTTTTCCTTTTTTAATTTTCTTTTATTCAAGCTATCTATACTCAAATTAGACATATAATTTATAAATATAGATAAGAAAATGAAAGAAGACATAAACCCAATAAAGAAGAATACCACCAATGGTCATCCCATTATTGAGGGGTCCATCTGATCATATGGAAATTGGGTAAAAAAAGGTTTTGGAGCATAGTATTCAATTAAAATTGCTCTAGATATAACAAACGTTGAATATACTCCAACTAAAAGTAAGTTAAATCATGTATATTTTTTTGAATATTGTGACGAAGAAATCTTTTCTCTTACTATTATAAAATAGTAAAGAATTATTAAAATTGGTGTTATAACGTGTTCTAAAATAGCTTTGATTATTTTATACCACGAATTAAAACCCACAACAGCATTTCCGGCAAGACCACCAAGTCAAATTATTAGTAAAATTACGTTATCAGTTGTTACTCTTGTAAAGTTATTTTTTCCTGTTACTCATTTTGGCATATTTTTTCATTTGTAATGAATCAAATTTAGCAAACCAAATACAAATGTATCTAACGTTCCTCAAACAGATCAGTAAATTATTTGATTAATTACTGATTTATCAAAACCATATGTTCCTGGTGGTTCTTCAACTGGTTGTATTGTGGACATTACTAGATCTAAAATTATACAAAAAAACGGTACTGTAGCACACCAAATAAAAAAAATTAAGTTTAGTTTTTTAATCATATTATTTCCTCTTTTAAAATAATACTATATTTGAAACTAAAAATTTTTTAAAATTAATTAAAAATTTTTTATTTAAATAAATCTACTATTTGGTGGAATAGTAGATTTATTTTAGTTTTTTATGTTAAACACTTTGTGTGCATTATTTGAAGTGGCCTCAATTATATCATTTTTATTTAATTGCTTAATATTTGCAATCGCCTTAATTGTATAAACAATATATCTTGAGAAGTTCATACTTCCTCTGTTAGGTTCTGGCGTTAAATATGGTGCATCTGTTTCTACAATTAAATTATTTAAAGATACCTTGCTAACAGTTTCTTGAAGGTCCTTAGCATTTTTGAATGTAACAACACCTGGTATTGAAATATAATAACCCAAATCAATAAATTTTTTAGCTAAATTATACCCTCTTGTATAACAGTGAACAATTGCTCTTTTTACTTTTTTTTCTTTTAAAATTTCTAATGCATCTAAATATGCTTGATCAGAATCATCCTTATCTCTAATATGCATCATAAGTGCAAGGTCATTTTTTTTAGCAATATCTATTTGTTTTTTAAAGAATTCTTTTTGTTTATCTTTATTTTTTGATGTGTAATAATAATCTAATCCAACTTCTCCAATTGCTACTACATTTTGCCCGTAGGAAAGTGTATCAACATCTTCTAAGTCCTTAAGGTCAAACTCGTCTACATTATTTGGATGTATACCGACTGCTGCATATACACTTGGAAATTTCATTGCATATTTTACCGCTTCTTTTGAAGAGTTAATATCAAATCCTACACAACAAAATTTTGAAACCCCGTTATTGTTTGCTTCTTTAATTATTTCTGAAACCTCAATGTCATTTTTTTTATACAATTCATCATTAAAATGAGTATGTGTATCAAATATCCCTGCCATTAATATAATCCTTCCTTATTTTCCAAGACAATACTTTCTAAATATATTATCTAAAATCTCTTCATTAGAATCAAATATTCCAAGCATATTATTGATAATATCTAATGAGTTTCTTAGATCAATCATTATAATATCAATATCAAAACCTTGGATTATGTTAGACTCAATCAAATCAATTGACTCTAAAACTTTTTTAAGTAATTCTATGTGAGAGATATTCGATAGTATCAAAACATCCTCATCTAGTATTTTTTCTTGGTCGTATCTTCTTTCTAATTCCTTTTTTAACTCATTTATATCATTTTTTTTAGCAGAAACAATTATAAGGTTATTAAAACTTTTTTTAATAGTTTTAATATCTGTCTCTGTTAGAAGATCAGCTTTGTTTAAAACAACAATGTGCTCTTTCTCCTTAATATTATTGTAAAGATTTATATCATATTTTTCTTTATTAATTACAAATAAAATTAAATTTACCTCATCAATTAGTTTAGTTGTTTTTTCAATTCCTTTTAATTCAACTACATCGCTTGTTTTTCTCAATCCTGCAGAGTCGATTAGATTTAGATTAAAGTTTTTAAATCTAATTGTCCCTTCAACTATATCCCTTGTAGTACCTTCAATATCTGTAACTATCGCTTTGTCTTCATTTATTAATGAATTTAATAGTGATGATTTACCAACATTTGTATCCCCTAATATTAGTGTTTTTATGCCACTATTAATATAATTATATTTTTGGCTATTATCTATTATATTTACAAGTTCTTTTTTAATATTTAACAGATCTCTTAATACAATTTCTGAAGTTGTATTTTGTGTTTCGTCATATTCTGGATAGTCAATAGCAGTTTGTAATATTGAAATATTATTAATAAAGTTTTCTTTGATATCCTGCAATTTTTTATTATTTTTGTCGATTAACATTTTGGCATTAAGTTTTAATGCTAGGTTATTTTTTGAGTGAATTATATTATTTATACTTTCGGCTTGTATTAAATCAATTTTGCCATTTAAAAATGCTCTTTGGCTGAATTCTCCTTTGGCTGCGAGTCTAGCCCCTTTTGATAAAACTAATTCTATTATTTTTTCAACTAAAAAAATACCACCATGACAATTTATCTCTACAGTTTCTTCTCCGGTAAAAGAATGATTTTTTATAAAAACCAGAAACAAACACTCATCAATGACGTGTCCTTCATGTATTATTTTACGAAGATAGAATCCATTTTTTGGTTCTAATTCTTTATCAATTAAAGAGTTAATTAAACCGATTGTTCCTTCACCCGAAACTCTAATTATAGATATTGCTTGTGTTGATATTTTTGTTGCAGAAGCTACAATTATATCGTCATAACTAATTTTCATTTTTACCTCTCTATAAATGATATTAAAGAAAACCAGAACTATTTGTCTGGTTTATAAACTAATTTTATTTTTCTTTCACCAAAAGGACCATTACTTTTAATTTTAATATTTTTATATTTCATAACAAATTCATTGATTTTTTTTCTATATTTTTTTGTATGTGGTTGGAGCTCCGCTTCGGTTTTGCTTATTAAAACCTTACGCACAATTTCTTTTAAAATTGGTATTGAAAAATTAATACCATTTTTATGAGTTTTATAAATATTTGATAGTTCAACATTTATGTAAGCTTTTTCTATTCTAAAAAAATAGTATTTAATGAAATTAACAAAAACAATTTTTGTATTTTTATTAAGGAATGAGTTACTTTTATAAAAACAAATATTCTTATTTT carries:
- the pta gene encoding phosphate acetyltransferase produces the protein MYKISEIETILKAEKRKIKIILPEGEEEKIQKVATYLVENDICEPILLFQNKINENLDRRIRQINVSEIDVDNYAKDFMEIRKGKVENIEEVKKLVSKSNYLANMMIYKHEADCVLCGLSYTTADTLRPALQIIKTKPGVSVASSIIIMHKGEQYYFFGDCSLNLNPTSRQLADITKSFVDFARKMNVNDPKVALLSYSTNGSGLGPDVDKIREAKEILNKEKVDFKFDGEIQFDAAFCKEVRNKKFKNSKIDSESADIFVFPTLDAGNIGYKIAQRMGGFEAIGPIILGLNKPVNDLSRGANLEDIIQAAVLTAYMVI
- a CDS encoding acetate/propionate family kinase, encoding MILVVNPGSSSIKFSLYEYKDEKSIKKISDGIAEQIKVNGKVIINYQNKKHEFEVKLPNHKIAIETILNKLDELNIIKDIKDINGVGYRTVHGGTISKSSIIDEIVHKKIEESSKLAPLHNPPGLLVIDKFKDFLPHAIHVACFDTAYHQTMPEINYIYPVNYDWYEKHGVRKYGFHGTSFDYINRKYEEIVNKKNNNIVVCHLGNGASICSIKEGKSFDTTMGLTPLAGIMMGSRSGDIDPSIINYMSNELNASVSQINDMLNNESGLLGISKVSSDIRYVIDGYKKDDKMCKLALELYTQKIANFVIQMVNQQEGKVESIIFTAGIGENAKDIVSMIISKLYLLDIKLDLNKNNESYEDNIKISKDESKISVYKIRTNEEIMICRDVISFLNK
- a CDS encoding TatD family hydrolase; translation: MAGIFDTHTHFNDELYKKNDIEVSEIIKEANNNGVSKFCCVGFDINSSKEAVKYAMKFPSVYAAVGIHPNNVDEFDLKDLEDVDTLSYGQNVVAIGEVGLDYYYTSKNKDKQKEFFKKQIDIAKKNDLALMMHIRDKDDSDQAYLDALEILKEKKVKRAIVHCYTRGYNLAKKFIDLGYYISIPGVVTFKNAKDLQETVSKVSLNNLIVETDAPYLTPEPNRGSMNFSRYIVYTIKAIANIKQLNKNDIIEATSNNAHKVFNIKN
- the mnmE gene encoding tRNA uridine-5-carboxymethylaminomethyl(34) synthesis GTPase MnmE; its protein translation is MKISYDDIIVASATKISTQAISIIRVSGEGTIGLINSLIDKELEPKNGFYLRKIIHEGHVIDECLFLVFIKNHSFTGEETVEINCHGGIFLVEKIIELVLSKGARLAAKGEFSQRAFLNGKIDLIQAESINNIIHSKNNLALKLNAKMLIDKNNKKLQDIKENFINNISILQTAIDYPEYDETQNTTSEIVLRDLLNIKKELVNIIDNSQKYNYINSGIKTLILGDTNVGKSSLLNSLINEDKAIVTDIEGTTRDIVEGTIRFKNFNLNLIDSAGLRKTSDVVELKGIEKTTKLIDEVNLILFVINKEKYDINLYNNIKEKEHIVVLNKADLLTETDIKTIKKSFNNLIIVSAKKNDINELKKELERRYDQEKILDEDVLILSNISHIELLKKVLESIDLIESNIIQGFDIDIIMIDLRNSLDIINNMLGIFDSNEEILDNIFRKYCLGK